A stretch of Acipenser ruthenus chromosome 1, fAciRut3.2 maternal haplotype, whole genome shotgun sequence DNA encodes these proteins:
- the grxcr1a gene encoding glutaredoxin domain-containing cysteine-rich protein 1 produces the protein MEEATVESTMKTGTEKPQKKVRFRVASAHSGRIIKEVFTEERPSDLLDSECASSSEADQFSTQSEVNGHHNGHLGSELDDSESEPDDLLLLAGASKDRAFGTKRVNILSKNGTVRGVKHKVSAGQALFNNLSNVCQPTLLLEFGRIVIYTTSFRVVRTTFERCELVRKIFQNHRVKFAEKNIALNIEYGKELEERCKRVAESPSLPVVFIDGHYLGGAEKILAMNESGDLQDLLTKIEKVQHPHECISCGGFAFVPCSVCHGSKMSVFRNCFTDSFKALKCTSCNENGLQPCKSCTH, from the exons ATGGAAGAGGCAACAGTTGAAAGCACAATGAAAACAGGGACTGAAAAACCTCAGAAGAAAGTCAGGTTTCGTGTGGCTTCAGCTCATAGTGGGAGAATAATAAAGGAGGTCTTTACTGAGGAAAGGCCGTCAGACTTACTCGATTCAGAATGTGCCAGTAGCTCCGAAGCAGACCAGTTTAGTACCCAAAGTGAAGTCAATGGGCATCACAATGGACATCTGGGATCAGAGCTTGATGACAGTGAAAGTGAGCCAGACGATTTGCTTCTGCTTGCAGGGGCATCGAAGGACAGGGCTTTTGGTACGAAACGAGTCAACATATTAAGTAAAAATGGCACAGTTCGTGGTGTGAAGCACAAAGTTAGCGCAGGTCAAGCGCTTTTTAACAACCTCTCAAATGTCTGTCAG CCAACATTGCTGCTGGAGTTTGGAAGAATAGTAATCTATACAACAAGTTTCCGGGTAGTGAGAACAACCTTTGAAAGATGTGAACTAGTGAGAAAGATATTTCAGAACCACAGAGTTAAATTTGCAGAGAAAAACATTGCACTAAACATTGAGTACGGGAAAGAGCTGGAGGAGAGGTGTAAGAGAGTGGCTGAATCCCCTTCGCTTCCTGTGGTTTTCATTGATGGACATTATCTTGGG GGTGCAGAAAAAATATTGGCAATGAATGAATCGGGGGATCTGCAGGATCTTTTAACCAAAATCGAG AAGGTACAGCATCCCCACGAGTGCATCTCTTGCGGGGGGTTTGCTTTTGTTCCTTGTTCAGTGTGCCATGGGAGCAAGATGTCAGTGTTCCGAAACTGCTTCACAGACTCTTTCAAAGCTCTGAAATGCACTTCATGCAATGAGAACGGTCTGCAGCCCTGCAAGAGCTGCACCCACTGA